A portion of the Pseudomonas sp. GR 6-02 genome contains these proteins:
- a CDS encoding OmpA family protein produces the protein MSSNKTLALALCFAITGCAQTPQNDAAGGSSWWPFGSSDKVATKEPAPSPSPAPLKPAAAVPVAKAEADAGGKWWWPFGGKEQSTSTAKAAVPMPDPKITQAWLDDYEPRLREAVKGSNLQLERRENVLVVTAPVEGSFNPDRPAMLLPVTLAPFTRVAKILEADPKTAVLVLGHSDTSGAAPANVKLSQERAQAVAAIFRLSGLQRDRLMLRGMGGDAPRAANDSAEGRALNRRVELLLTPQDTMAALLSKYNMPAPAPVTKVVAQDVKPVAKPVTPEPAAKKTAASSKKKAPAKKAAAKAPAKKAPAKKTAPAKAAVDSKSATATDATKQ, from the coding sequence ATGTCGTCCAATAAAACCCTCGCCCTGGCCCTGTGCTTCGCTATCACCGGTTGTGCACAAACCCCACAAAATGATGCCGCAGGTGGCAGCAGTTGGTGGCCGTTCGGTTCATCCGACAAGGTCGCGACTAAAGAACCCGCCCCGTCCCCGTCCCCGGCACCCCTGAAACCAGCTGCCGCAGTACCCGTCGCCAAGGCTGAAGCCGATGCCGGAGGCAAATGGTGGTGGCCGTTCGGCGGTAAGGAGCAGAGCACCAGCACTGCCAAAGCAGCCGTGCCGATGCCCGATCCGAAAATCACCCAAGCCTGGCTTGACGACTATGAGCCGCGCCTGCGCGAGGCGGTCAAGGGCAGCAACCTGCAACTCGAGCGCCGTGAAAATGTGCTGGTCGTCACGGCTCCGGTGGAAGGCTCGTTCAACCCGGACCGCCCGGCCATGCTGCTGCCGGTGACCCTCGCTCCGTTCACCCGTGTCGCGAAAATCCTCGAAGCCGATCCAAAGACTGCCGTGCTGGTACTCGGCCACAGTGATACGTCGGGTGCCGCACCGGCCAACGTGAAACTGAGCCAGGAACGCGCCCAGGCGGTGGCAGCGATCTTCCGTCTCAGCGGTCTGCAGCGTGATCGCCTGATGTTGCGCGGCATGGGCGGTGACGCACCGCGCGCCGCCAACGACAGTGCTGAAGGTCGCGCCTTGAACCGTCGCGTCGAGCTGTTGTTGACGCCGCAAGACACCATGGCCGCGCTGCTGAGCAAGTACAATATGCCGGCTCCGGCACCGGTAACCAAAGTCGTCGCGCAAGACGTCAAGCCAGTGGCCAAGCCTGTGACCCCGGAACCGGCTGCGAAAAAAACCGCTGCCTCGTCGAAGAAAAAGGCACCGGCCAAGAAAGCGGCCGCCAAGGCTCCAGCCAAAAAGGCACCCGCGAAAAAGACCGCTCCGGCTAAAGCCGCTGTCGATTCGAAGAGCGCCACCGCCACCGATGCCACAAAGCAGTGA
- a CDS encoding serine hydrolase domain-containing protein codes for MQIQGHYELKFEAVREAFAALFDDPQERGAALCIRIGGETVLDLWAGTADKDGHEAWHSDTIANLFSCTKTFTAVTALQLVAEGKLQLDAPVARYWPEFAAAGKESVTLRHLLCHQAGLPALRELLPPEALYDWQTMVNALAAEAPWWTPGQGHGYAAITYGWLVGELLRRADGRGPGESIVARVAKPLGLDFHVGLADSEFHRVAHIARSKGNVGDVAAQRLLQVTMREPTAMTTRAFTNPPSIMTSTNKPEWRRMQQPAANGHGNARSLAGFYAGLLDGSLLESEMLDELTREHSVGEDKTLLTQTRFGLGCMLDQPDVPNATYGLGPRAFGHPGAGGSIGFADPEHDVAFGFVTNTLGPYVLMDPRAQKLVRVLATCL; via the coding sequence GTGCAGATTCAGGGTCATTACGAGCTTAAGTTCGAAGCGGTGCGTGAAGCGTTTGCAGCGCTGTTCGACGATCCTCAGGAACGCGGCGCGGCGTTGTGCATCCGGATCGGTGGTGAAACCGTCCTCGACCTTTGGGCCGGTACCGCCGACAAGGACGGCCATGAGGCTTGGCACAGCGATACCATCGCCAACCTGTTCTCCTGCACCAAAACCTTCACCGCCGTGACGGCGCTGCAATTGGTGGCTGAAGGCAAGCTGCAACTCGATGCCCCGGTCGCCCGCTACTGGCCCGAATTTGCCGCCGCCGGTAAAGAATCCGTGACGCTGCGCCACTTGCTCTGCCATCAGGCGGGTCTGCCGGCCTTGCGCGAGTTGCTGCCTCCTGAGGCACTTTACGACTGGCAGACCATGGTCAATGCTTTGGCCGCCGAAGCACCCTGGTGGACGCCGGGCCAAGGTCACGGTTATGCGGCAATAACCTATGGCTGGCTGGTCGGTGAATTGCTGCGGCGCGCCGACGGTCGTGGGCCGGGCGAGTCCATCGTGGCGCGGGTTGCCAAGCCCTTGGGGCTGGATTTCCACGTCGGCCTGGCCGATTCAGAGTTCCATCGCGTGGCGCACATCGCCCGCAGCAAGGGCAACGTCGGCGATGTCGCGGCCCAGCGCTTGCTGCAGGTGACCATGCGCGAACCGACGGCCATGACCACCCGGGCCTTCACCAACCCGCCGTCGATCATGACCAGCACCAACAAGCCGGAATGGCGGCGCATGCAGCAGCCGGCCGCCAATGGCCACGGCAACGCCCGCAGCCTGGCCGGTTTCTACGCCGGACTGCTCGATGGCAGCCTGCTGGAAAGCGAAATGCTCGACGAGCTGACCCGCGAACACAGCGTTGGCGAAGACAAGACTTTATTGACCCAGACCCGCTTCGGTCTGGGTTGCATGCTCGATCAACCGGACGTACCCAACGCCACCTACGGCCTCGGCCCACGGGCGTTCGGTCACCCGGGTGCTGGCGGCTCCATCGGTTTTGCTGATCCGGAACATGATGTGGCCTTCGGTTTTGTGACAAATACGCTGGGGCCGTACGTCTTGATGGATCCACGAGCGCAAAAGCTTGTGCGAGTACTGGCCACTTGTCTGTAA